From the genome of Streptomyces sp. S4.7:
CGTAGATGTACGACAAGAAGCGGGCGTCCGGCCCGGCGTCCCCGGCGTACCGCGGTCGCGAAATCCTCGCGCCGCCTCAGCCGATTCTCGGTAGGCAGCACGTCATAACCTGTAGACGATCAGGCGGACAGGTTGGCGCGACCCTTGCCACGGCGGTTCGCGAGAATCGCGCGGCCGGCACGGGTGCGCATGCGGAGCCGGAAGCCGTGGGTCTTGGCACGACGACGGTTGTTCGGCTGGAAGGTGCGCTTGCTCACTCGGGGGCTCCAGAAATGATGGTGGGAAGGCGGCAAATCGCCTGGCTGTCACCGTGCGCCCACGAGTAGCTCGCGATTACGCCCGAGTGCACCGCTTCACGACCACGGATCGTGATCCTTGCCCATCGGAGGCAGGCGGCAGCAGCCATCGACAACTCGACCTGGTCACGGTACGCGCGGCTACGCCATACGGTCAAACCAGCCAGCTGCCACGTTCCATTATGCACAGCCTGTGGACAACAACTTGAACCGCGTGGGTCGGCCTGACTACCGTGACCGAACTCCGGATTCTTTTCCGCCGGTCTTCCCACCCCGTCCCGAGAACCACACATTCGTGGGACCAGCGAGAGAGCGTGCCCTGTGGCTGACGTACCTGCCGATCTTGCCGCAGTGTGGCCACGAGTGCTGGAGCAGCTCCTCAGGGAGGGCCAGCAGGGAGTCGAGCCCAAGGACAAACAGTGGGTGGAGCGCTGCCAGCCGCTCGCCCTGGTCGCCGACACCGCACTGCTGGCCGTGCCCAACGAGTGGGGCAAGCGGGTTCTCGAAGGCCGCCTCGCCCCGCTCATCAGCGAGACCCTGAGCCGCGAGTGCGGCCGGCCGATCCGTATCGCCATCACGGTCGACGACTCGGCGGGCGAGCCCGCCCCGCTGCCGCAGCAGAGCCGCTACCAGAGCTCGCAGCACGACGACGGGCGCGACCCCCGTGACTCCCGGCACGACGACCCGAGGCACGACGCCCCGCGTCCGGAGGACTCCCGGCACGACGACATGCGCCCGGACGGCGGCTACCACCCCTACGGCCGCCGGTCCGACGACGACGGCATGCCGACGGCCAGGCCCGCGTACCCCGACTACCAGCAGCAGCGCCCCGACCCCGGGGCCTGGCCGCGGACGCAGGAGGACCTGTCCTGGCAGCAGCAGCGGCTCGGCGGCTTCCACGACCGTGACCCGTACGCGACCGCGCGACCGCAGCAGCCCCAGCACGACTACCGGCCGCCGCAGTCACCGGAGAGCCGGCCGTACGAGCAGCAGCGCCCCGAGCGGCACGACCTGGACCCGCAGCAGTCCCGGCACGCCGGCCGGGGCGGGGCGACCGGACCGCTCGGCGCACAGGCGTCTCCGCCGCCGGGGCCGGGTGAGCATCACGCGCGCCTCAACCCCAAGTACCTCTTCGACACCTTCGTCATCGGGGCGTCCAACCGGTTCGCGCACGCGGCGGCCGTCGCGGTCGCGGAGGCGCCGGCCAAGGCGTACAACCCGCTGTTCATCTACGGCGAGTCCGGACTCGGCAAGACGCACCTGCTGCACGCCATCGGCCACTACGCGCGCAGCCTCTATCCCGGCACGCGGGTGCGGTACGTGAGTTCGGAGGAGTTCACCAACGAGTTCATCAACTCCATCCGCGACGGCAAGGGCGACACCTTCCGCAAGCGCTACCGGGACGTCGACATCCTGCTCGTCGACGACATCCAGTTCCTGGCGAGCAAGGAGTCGACGCAGGAGGAGTTCTTCCACACCTTCAACACGCTCCACAACGCCAACAAGCAGATCGTGCTGTCCTCGGACCGGCCGCCCAAGCAGCTGATCACCCTGGAGGACCGGCTGCGCAACCGCTTCGAGTGGGGCCTGACCACCGACGTGCAGCCGCCGGAGCTGGAGACACGTATCGCGATCCTCCGTAAGAAGGCCGTGCAGGAGCAGCTGAACGCGCCGCCGGAGGTACTGGAGTTCATCGCCTCGCGGATCTCACGCAACATCCGCGAGCTGGAGGGCGCGCTGATCCGGGTGACGGCGTTCGCCTCGCTCAACCGGCAGCCGGTGGACCTCGGGCTGACCGAGATCGTGCTCAAGGACCTCATCCCGGGCGGTGAGGACTCGGCCCCCGAGATCACCGCGGGCGCCATCATGGCGGCGACGGCCGACTACTTCGGGCTGACCGTGGAGGACCTCTGCGGGTCGTCGCGCAGCCGGGTGCTGGTGACGGCCCGCCAGATCGCGATGTACCTCTGCCGGGAGCTGACCGACCTGTCGCTGCCCAAGATCGGCGCGCAGTTCGGCAACCGCGACCACACCACCGTGATGCACGCGGACCGCAAGATCCGCGCGCTGATGGCCGAGCGGCGCTCCATCTACAACCAGGTCACCGAACTCACCAACCGCATCAAGAACGGCTGACGCGACCGGCGAACACCTCACGGCCGGCCCTCGGGCGCTTCGGGACACCGTCCCGGAGCGCCCTTCGTCATGTCCGGCGGGTGATCGGGACACGACAGGCGCTCAACCGCTGTTCGAATACGGGTCGTCGAGGGCCACTTCTCCACAGAGAACGGCCCTGTCTGCCGTCCACACCCTGGGGATCGATAAGTTGTCCAGACTGCGTCCACAGGCTGGCCGGCCGGAATTGGATCATGCCAGGTCAGACCCCTGGGGATTTGTGGCCAACTCTCCTCCACAGCCTGTGGACAGTTTTCTCGCCCACAGGACCGAGGTCCGGTTGTCCACCGGCGGCCCACAGGCAGCGGGCCGTTGCCCACAGCTTCGGCCCGCTTCTCCACACCGCTGTCCACTGTTCGGCAACAGAACACGTCTGTTCACCGTGTCGAGTGAAAGGCGTCACACCGAGGTTGTCCGGGACCCTGTGGGGAACCCCGGAAAAGCTGGGGACGACCCTGGGGAGAAGTCGGGGTGTCCTGTGCACCGGCTGTGCAGAACTTTCGGCCGTCCACAGAGCGACGGGGTTGTCCACCGTCGGCGCCCACAGGACCGGTGGACAAAAAAGCGGGTCCGACCTGCGAAAACGACGTTATCCACGGAATCCACAGGCCCTACTACTACTAACACCTGGAGTTACCTGGGAATCCGCTTGGAAGTGGGTGCTGTGCACAACTCGGCGCCGGACCGCGCCCGGCCGGTCGTCGCGACTTGACCCCGAGCAGCACCGAGTGTCGGTGCGGTACGTCAGACTGGTCCCCGGCAACCTCACCCTGCCCATGGCGGAGTGAGCTCATGCCGACGACGAAGAAGGCCGGCAGGGCGAGTCAGCAACAGCAGGAGGCGGTTCCGGTGAAGATCCGGGTGGAGCGCGATGTACTGGCGGAGGCGGTGGCCTGGGTGGCCCGCAGCCTCCCGGCCCGTCCGCCGGCCCCCGTTCTTGCGGGCCTTCTGCTGAAGGCCGAGGAGGGCGCGCTCAGCTTCTCCAGCTTCGACTACGAGGTCTCGGCCCGGGTCTCGGTGGACGCCGAGGTGGAGGAGGACGGCACCGTCCTCGTCTCCGGCCGGCTCCTCGCCGACATCTGCCGTGCCCTGCCCAACCGGCCGGTGGAGATTTCCACAGACGGTGTACGGGCGACGGTGGTCTGCGGCTCCTCCCGGTTCACCCTGCACACACTGCCTGTGGACGAGTACCCGGCACTGCCGCAGATGCCGACCGCCACCGGCACCGTGCCCGGTGAGGTCTTCGCCTCCGCCGCCGCCCAGGTGGCCATCGCCGCGGGCCGTGACGACACGCTCCCGGTGCTCACCGGCGTACGGATCGAGATCGAGGGCGACACGGTCACCCTCGCCTCGACCGACCGCTACCGCTTCGCGGTCCGCGACTTCCTGTGGAAGCCGGAGGTCTCCGACATCTCCGCGGTCGCCCTGGTGCCCGCCAAGACGCTCCTGGACACCGCCAAGGCGCTCACCAGCGGCGACACGGTCACACTCGCCCTCTCGGGCTCCGGTGCGGGCGAAGGGCTGATCGGTTTCGAGGGCGCGGGCCGGCGGACGACCACGCGGCTGCTCGAAGGCGACCTCCCGAAGTACCGGACGCTGTTCCCGACGGAGTTCAACTCGGTCGCGGTGATCGAGACGGCGCCGTTCGTCGAGGCCGTCAAGCGTGTGGCGCTGGTCGCCGAGCGCAACACCCCCGTGCGGCTCAGCTTCGAGCAGGGCGTGCTCATCCTCGAAGCCGGTTCCAGTGACGACGCACAGGCTGTGGAGAGGGTCGACGCGAATCTCGACGGCGACGACATCTCGATCGCCTTCAACCCGACGTTCCTGCTCGACGGCCTCAGCGCCATCGACTCGCCGGTCGCGCAGCTCTCCTTCACGACCTCCACCAAGCCGGCGCTCCTCAGCGGAAAGCCGGCGCTCGACGCCGAGGCCGACGACGCGTACAAGTACCTGATCATGCCGGTGCGGCTGTCGGGCTGACCACGCGTCCCGCCGGGCCGTCGGTGCGCCGCCCACGGCCGGGGCGGTGTCACCGAGCCGTCCCACCGGGCCCGGCGTAGGCTCGGGCCGGGGACGCGGCACTGTCGCCGCCCGCCCCGCGCCTGAACGATTGTCGGCTCAACGCTTAAGGAACATTGATGGAGCTCGGTCTCGTCGGCCTCGGCAAGATGGGCGGCAACATGCGCGAGCGCATCCGCCGCGCAGGCCACACCGTCATCGGATACGACCGGAACGCGGACGTCGCGGATGTCCACAGCCTCGAAGAGCTGGTGAGCAAGCTCAAGGGCCCCCGTGTCGTCTGGGTGATGGTCCCCTCCGGTGCGGCGACGCAGTCCACGATCGACGAGCTGGCGGGGCTGCTGTCCCCGGGCGACGTGGTCGTGGACGGCGGCAACTCGCGCTGGACGGACGACGAGAAGCACGGGGTGGAGCTGGGCATCAAGGGCATCGGCTTCGTCGACTGCGGTGTCTCTGGCGGTGTCTGGGGCCTTCAGAACGGCTACGCGCTGATGTACGGCGGCGACGCCGATCACGTGGCGAAGGTCCAGCCGATCTTCGACGCCCTGAAGCCGGAGGGCGACCGCGGCTCGGTCCACGCGGGCAAGGTCGGCGCCGGTCACTTCGCCAAGATGGTCCACAACGGCATCGAGTACGCCATGATGCAGGCCTACGCCGAGGGCTGGGAGCTGCTGGAGAAGGTCGACTCGGTCACCGACGTCCGCGAGGTCTTCCGCTCCTGGCAGGACGGCACGGTCATCCGTTCCTGGCTGCTGGACCTGGCGGTCAACGCGCTGGACGGCGACGAGCACCTGGACGCCCTCCGGGGCTACGCCGCCGACTCCGGCGAGGGCCGGTGGACGGTCGAGGCGGCCATCGACCACGCGGTGCCGCTGCCCGCGATCACGGCGTCGCTGTTCGCCCGGTTCGCGTCCCGGCAGGACGACTCGCCGCAGATGAAGATGGTCGCCGCGCTCCGCAACCAGTTCGGTGGCCACGCGGTCGAGCAGGCGGACGAGAGCACGCCGGGCAAGCCCGGTAAGCCCGTCAAGCCGGCCGGTCCCAAGAACAAGTAGCAGCCGTTCGCCCACGCGGCGGTGCCAGAGCGGGGAGGTCGGCGCGGTCCATGCACGTCACGCATCTGTCGCTGGCCGACTTCCGCTCGTACGCCCGGATCGAGGTGCCGCTCGATCCGGGCGTCACCGCGTTCGTGGGGGCGAACGGGCAGGGGAAGACCAATCTGGTCGAGGCCGTCGGCTATCTCGCCTCGCTCGGCAGCCACCGGGTCTCCTCGGACACCCCGCTGGTGCGGATGGGCGCCGAGCGCGCCGTGATCCGGGCCGCCGTCACCCAGGGCGAGCGCTCGCAGCTGATCGAGCTCGAACTCAATCCGGGCCGCGCGAACAGGGCCAGGATCAACAGGTCGTCGCAGGTCAGACCACGTGACGTGCTGGGAATAGTGCGGACGGTGCTGTTCGCGCCCGAGGACCTGGCGCTGGTGAAGGGCGATCCCGGTGAGCGCCGGCGCTTCCTCGACGAGCTGATCACGGCGCGCTCGCCGCGCATGGCGGGCGTGCGCTCGGACTACGACCGGGTGCTCAAGCAGCGCAACACCCTGCTGAAGTCGGCGGCGATGGCCCGGCGGCACGGCGGGCGCGGGATGGATCTGTCCACGCTCGACGTATGGGACCAGCATCTGGCCCAGGTCGGCGCGGAGTTGCTGGCCCAGCGGCTGGATCTGATCGAGACGCTTCAGCCGCTGACGGACAAGGCGTACGAGCAACTGGCGCCCGGAGGCGGACCGGTGGCGCTGGAGTACCGTTTCTCCTCCGCCGGTTCCGAGGGCGGCGAGGTGCCGCGTTCCCGCGAGGAGCTGTACGCGCGGCTGATGGAGGCGCTGGCGGGGACCCGCAAGCAGGAGATCGAGCGGGGGGTCACGCTGGTGGGTCCGCACCGGGACGAACTGCTGCTGAAGCTCGGCCAGTTGCCGGCCAAGGGGTACGCCAGCCACGGCGAGTCCTGGTCGTACGCGCTGGCCCTGCGGCTGGCCTCGTACGACCTGCTGCGCGGTGAGGGCAACGAGCCGGTGCTCGTCCTCGACGACGTCTTCGCGGAACTGGACGCGCGGCGCCGGGAGCGGCTGGCGGAGCTGGTCGCGCCGGGCGAGCAGGTGTTGGTCACGGCCGCGGTGAACGATGACGTGCCGGGCGTTCTGGCCGGGGTGCGGTACACGGTGGCCGACGGCACGGTGGAGCGGACATGAGGGGCCCCGAACGGCCGGAGCGGTCCGCGAGGACCGGCGGCGCGTCCGCCGCGCCGCCCGATCCGGCCGCCGGGAGCGCGGGGCTGTCGGCGGTGCCCGATCCGGCAGCGCCGGCCCCCGCCGAGTCGTCGGGGGTCGATCTGGCCCGGGTGGCTCTGCGGGCGGCGAAGGAACAGGCGCGGGCCCGTGGCGCGGCGGCCCAGCAGAAGAAGCAGGCCCGCCGGGGGGGCGGTCTGCGCTCGGGTTCGGGCGCCGACGGCCGCGATCCGCTGTCGCTGGGCGCCGCGATCAACCGGCTGATCACCGAGCGCGGCTGGGAGACGCCCGCCGCCGTGGGCGGTGTGATGGGCCGCTGGCCGCAGATCGTGGGCGACGACCTGGCCAAGCACTGTGTGCCCGAGCGGTACGAGGAGAACGAGCGGATCCTGACGGTGATCTGCGACTCGACGGCCTGGGCGACGCAGCTGCGGCTGCTGGCCCCCCGCCTGGTGGCACGGCTGAACGAGGACCTGGGGCACGGCACGGTGAAGGTGATCAAGGTGCGTGGCCCGGCCGGTCCCCCACGGCGCTTCGGCGCGCTGCGGGCCCCGGGCAGCAAGGGCCCGGGGGACACGTACGGCTGAGCGGGGGCGCCCCGGCACCGGGCGCGTACGGCTGCCGGGGGGCGTACGCCGGTACGGCTTTGCCCCGGCCCGGCGGCAGGGCAGGTCCCGTACGGCTGAGCGGGCCGCACCGCCGTTGACCGCCCCGTCGTTCGCGACCGCTCCGACGAGCTCCGCGAGGCGCCGCGAAGGCCCCAACAGCCCCTTCAGGGGCCTCACTTCAAACCTCTGCCATCGGGTCACTCCCGGCCTCTGCGGGGAGTGCTGTGACCTCGTCGTACGCCGACGGAGGGTGAGGTGTCCCGCACCGTAGCCGGAGGTTGACAGCCCGAAGCGCTCAAAGCCGGTGTGAGCCTCTTGGAGCCCCTGCCCGAATATGGGGAGTCGGCAGCCGCCGGTTCAGGGCGGCACATGCGGACTCAGGTACCTGCAAACCCCCATTCGGGTCGCCGCTACCGGTAGACTGGTGAGGAATCCCGCCTTGCAGGCGGGACTCGCCTACCAAGACTGTCAAACACTGTCGCAAGCCGAACGACGCAGCCGCTCCCGCCTGCCCGGAGAACGGCCTGTGCTGTGCCAGAAAGGGCGCTTCGTGGCCGATTCCGGCAACCCCAACGAGAACACTCCGTCCGTAGCCACCGGCGAGAACGGCGAGGTAACAGGCTCGTACAACGCCAGTGCCATCACGGTGCTGGAGGGCCTGGACGCGGTCCGTAAGCGTCCCGGTATGTACATCGGCTCGACCGGTGAACGTGGCCTTCATCACCTGGTGACCGAGGTCGTCGACAACTCCGTCGACGAGGCCCTGGCCGGGCACGCGGACACCATCGATGTCACGATCCTCGCCGACGGCGGCGTGCGCGTGGTCGACAACGGCCGCGGTATCCCCGTGGGCATCGTCCCGTCCGAGGGCAAGCCGGCCGTCGAGGTCGTGCTGACGGTGCTGCACGCGGGCGGCAAGTTCGGCGGCGGCGGTTACTCCGTCTCCGGCGGTCTGCACGGCGTGGGTGTCTCCGTGGTGAACGCGCTGTCGACGAAGGTCGCCGTCGAGGTCAAGACCGACGGCTACCGCTGGACGCAGGACTACAAGCTCGGGGTGCCGACGGCGCCGCTGGCGCGCAACGAGGCGACGGACGAGTCGGGCACGACGGTCACCTTCTGGGCCGACCCGGACGTCTTCGAGACCACGGAGTACTCCTTCGAGACGCTGTCGCGGCGCTTCCAGGAGATGGCCTTCCTCAACAAGGGCCTGACCCTGAAGCTGACCGACGAGCGCGAGTCGGCGAAGGCCGTCGTGGGAGCCGACATCGCGGGCACGGACTCGGCCGAGACCCCCGGCGAGGAGCCGGTGCGCAGCGTCACGTACTTCTACGAAGGCGGCATCGTCGATTTCGTGAAGTACCTGAACTCCCGCAAGGGCGAGCTGATCCACCCCACGGTCATCGACATCGACGCCGAGGACAAGGAGCGGATGCTCTCGGTGGAGATCGCGATGCAGTGGAACTCGCAGTACAGCGAGGGTGTGTACTCCTTCGCGAACACGATCCACACGCATGAGGGCGGTACGCACGAGGAGGGCTTCCGCGCGGCGATGACCGGCCTGGTCAACCGCTACGCGCGCGAGAAGAAGTTCCTG
Proteins encoded in this window:
- the rpmH gene encoding 50S ribosomal protein L34 gives rise to the protein MSKRTFQPNNRRRAKTHGFRLRMRTRAGRAILANRRGKGRANLSA
- the dnaA gene encoding chromosomal replication initiator protein DnaA; this translates as MADVPADLAAVWPRVLEQLLREGQQGVEPKDKQWVERCQPLALVADTALLAVPNEWGKRVLEGRLAPLISETLSRECGRPIRIAITVDDSAGEPAPLPQQSRYQSSQHDDGRDPRDSRHDDPRHDAPRPEDSRHDDMRPDGGYHPYGRRSDDDGMPTARPAYPDYQQQRPDPGAWPRTQEDLSWQQQRLGGFHDRDPYATARPQQPQHDYRPPQSPESRPYEQQRPERHDLDPQQSRHAGRGGATGPLGAQASPPPGPGEHHARLNPKYLFDTFVIGASNRFAHAAAVAVAEAPAKAYNPLFIYGESGLGKTHLLHAIGHYARSLYPGTRVRYVSSEEFTNEFINSIRDGKGDTFRKRYRDVDILLVDDIQFLASKESTQEEFFHTFNTLHNANKQIVLSSDRPPKQLITLEDRLRNRFEWGLTTDVQPPELETRIAILRKKAVQEQLNAPPEVLEFIASRISRNIRELEGALIRVTAFASLNRQPVDLGLTEIVLKDLIPGGEDSAPEITAGAIMAATADYFGLTVEDLCGSSRSRVLVTARQIAMYLCRELTDLSLPKIGAQFGNRDHTTVMHADRKIRALMAERRSIYNQVTELTNRIKNG
- the dnaN gene encoding DNA polymerase III subunit beta; protein product: MKIRVERDVLAEAVAWVARSLPARPPAPVLAGLLLKAEEGALSFSSFDYEVSARVSVDAEVEEDGTVLVSGRLLADICRALPNRPVEISTDGVRATVVCGSSRFTLHTLPVDEYPALPQMPTATGTVPGEVFASAAAQVAIAAGRDDTLPVLTGVRIEIEGDTVTLASTDRYRFAVRDFLWKPEVSDISAVALVPAKTLLDTAKALTSGDTVTLALSGSGAGEGLIGFEGAGRRTTTRLLEGDLPKYRTLFPTEFNSVAVIETAPFVEAVKRVALVAERNTPVRLSFEQGVLILEAGSSDDAQAVERVDANLDGDDISIAFNPTFLLDGLSAIDSPVAQLSFTTSTKPALLSGKPALDAEADDAYKYLIMPVRLSG
- the gnd gene encoding phosphogluconate dehydrogenase (NAD(+)-dependent, decarboxylating) — its product is MELGLVGLGKMGGNMRERIRRAGHTVIGYDRNADVADVHSLEELVSKLKGPRVVWVMVPSGAATQSTIDELAGLLSPGDVVVDGGNSRWTDDEKHGVELGIKGIGFVDCGVSGGVWGLQNGYALMYGGDADHVAKVQPIFDALKPEGDRGSVHAGKVGAGHFAKMVHNGIEYAMMQAYAEGWELLEKVDSVTDVREVFRSWQDGTVIRSWLLDLAVNALDGDEHLDALRGYAADSGEGRWTVEAAIDHAVPLPAITASLFARFASRQDDSPQMKMVAALRNQFGGHAVEQADESTPGKPGKPVKPAGPKNK
- the recF gene encoding DNA replication/repair protein RecF translates to MHVTHLSLADFRSYARIEVPLDPGVTAFVGANGQGKTNLVEAVGYLASLGSHRVSSDTPLVRMGAERAVIRAAVTQGERSQLIELELNPGRANRARINRSSQVRPRDVLGIVRTVLFAPEDLALVKGDPGERRRFLDELITARSPRMAGVRSDYDRVLKQRNTLLKSAAMARRHGGRGMDLSTLDVWDQHLAQVGAELLAQRLDLIETLQPLTDKAYEQLAPGGGPVALEYRFSSAGSEGGEVPRSREELYARLMEALAGTRKQEIERGVTLVGPHRDELLLKLGQLPAKGYASHGESWSYALALRLASYDLLRGEGNEPVLVLDDVFAELDARRRERLAELVAPGEQVLVTAAVNDDVPGVLAGVRYTVADGTVERT
- a CDS encoding DciA family protein, with translation MRGPERPERSARTGGASAAPPDPAAGSAGLSAVPDPAAPAPAESSGVDLARVALRAAKEQARARGAAAQQKKQARRGGGLRSGSGADGRDPLSLGAAINRLITERGWETPAAVGGVMGRWPQIVGDDLAKHCVPERYEENERILTVICDSTAWATQLRLLAPRLVARLNEDLGHGTVKVIKVRGPAGPPRRFGALRAPGSKGPGDTYG
- the gyrB gene encoding DNA topoisomerase (ATP-hydrolyzing) subunit B; this encodes MLCQKGRFVADSGNPNENTPSVATGENGEVTGSYNASAITVLEGLDAVRKRPGMYIGSTGERGLHHLVTEVVDNSVDEALAGHADTIDVTILADGGVRVVDNGRGIPVGIVPSEGKPAVEVVLTVLHAGGKFGGGGYSVSGGLHGVGVSVVNALSTKVAVEVKTDGYRWTQDYKLGVPTAPLARNEATDESGTTVTFWADPDVFETTEYSFETLSRRFQEMAFLNKGLTLKLTDERESAKAVVGADIAGTDSAETPGEEPVRSVTYFYEGGIVDFVKYLNSRKGELIHPTVIDIDAEDKERMLSVEIAMQWNSQYSEGVYSFANTIHTHEGGTHEEGFRAAMTGLVNRYAREKKFLREKDDNLAGEDIREGLTAIISVKLGEPQFEGQTKTKLGNTEAKTFVQKIVHEHLTDWFDRHPNEAADIIRKAIQAATARVAARKARDLTRRKGLLESASLPGKLSDCQSNDPAKCEIFIVEGDSAGGSAKSGRNPQYQAILPIRGKILNVEKARIDKILQNTEVQALISAFGTGVHEDFDIEKLRYHKIILMADADVDGQHINTLLLTFLFRFMRPLVEAGHVYLSRPPLYKIKWGRDDFEYAYSDRERDALVELGKQNGKRIREDSIQRFKGLGEMNAEELRITTMDVDHRVLGQVTLDDAAQADDLFSVLMGEDVEARRSFIQRNAKDVRFLDI